One Malus domestica chromosome 11, GDT2T_hap1 genomic region harbors:
- the LOC139189226 gene encoding cytochrome P450 CYP72A219-like: MEVSVATIGAVLVGITVIIIAGAWRLLNWLWLRPKKLERYLRQQGLTGNSYRFYTGDMKEISTMIKQAYSKPVSLSHDIAPRVIPFDYQLVNTYGKNYFVWMGPTPRVNITDPEDMKTILTKMDDFPKPKANPLMKLLVTGIALCEGEKWAKHRRIINPVFHIEKLKRMLPEFYQSCSEMIVEWESLVLKEGSCELDVWPYFENMTADVISRTAFGSSYKEGRKIFQLLKEQAKLAIKVVQSVYIPGARFLPTKINMKMKEIDREIRALLMGIINGREDAIRAGEATKDDLLGVLMESNLNEIKEHGNNKKVGMSMHDVIEECKLFYFAGQETTSVLLVWTMVLLGQYQNWQDRAREEVLQVFGSNKPEFHGIIHLKVVTMILHEVLRLYPALTVMTRTTNKKTQLSKYSLPAGVEVALSTLLVHHDKQLWGDDAHEFKPERFSEGILKATKNKFMYFPFGGGPRNCIGQNFAMVEAKLALSLILQHFTFELSASYAHAPSSNLIIQPQFGAHIILHKL; this comes from the exons ATGGAAGTATCAGTGGCTActattggtgctgttttggtgGGGATAACAGTAATAATAATTGCAGGGGCATGGAGGTTGCTGAACTGGTTGTGGCTGAGGCCAAAAAAACTGGAAAGATATCTGAGGCAGCAAGGCCTTACCGGAAACTCGTACAGGTTTTACACAGGAGACATGAAAGAAATCTCCACGATGATAAAACAAGCATATTCTAAACCAGTGAGCCTTTCCCATGATATAGCCCCAAGAGTTATCCCTTTCGACTACCAATTAGTAAACACTTACG GTAAGAATTATTTTGTTTGGATGGGCCCAACACCAAGGGTGAATATCACTGATCCAGAAGATATGAAAACCATCCTTACAAAAATGGATGATTTTCCGAAGCCGAAAGCAAACCCACTTATGAAGTTACTAGTAACAGGTATTGCACTATGTGAAGGTGAGAAATGGGCAAAACACCGAAGAATTATCAACCCAGTATTCCATATAGAGAAGCTAAAG CGTATGTTGCCTGAATTTTACCAAAGTTGTAGCGAGATGATTGTGGAATGGGAGAGCTTGGTGTTGAAAGAGGGTTCATGTGAGTTGGATGTCTGGCCCTACTTTGAAAATATGACAGCCGATGTGATTTCCCGAACCGCATTTGGAAGTAGctacaaagaaggaagaaaaatattTCAACTTTTGAAAGAGCAAGCAAAACTTGCAATAAAAGTTGTACAAAGTGTTTACATTCCAGGAGCGAG GTTCCTACCGACCAAGataaacatgaagatgaaagaAATTGACAGAGAGATAAGAGCGTTACTCATGGGTATTATAAACGGAAGAGAAGATGCGATTAGGGCTGGCGAAGCCACAAAAGATGACTTGTTGGGTGTGCTTATGGAGTCCAACTTGAATGAAATCAAAGAACATGGCAACAACAAAAAAGTTGGAATGAGTATGCATGATGTGATCGAGGAGTGCAAGCTGTTTTACTTTGCAGGGCAGGAGACAACCTCAGTGTTGCTAGTTTGGACAATGGTTTTGCTAGGTCAATATCAGAACTGGCAAGACCGTGCAAGGGAAGAGGTTTTGCAGGTCTTTGGAAGCAACAAGCCAGAATTTCATGGGATAATTCATCTAAAAGTT GTGACCATGATTCTGCATGAAGTTCTTCGATTATACCCAGCACTTACTGTGATGACTCGAACCACAAACAAGAAAACACAACTTTCAAAATATTCATTACCAGCTGGAGTTGAAGTTGCCTTATCCACCCTCTTAGTTCACCATGACAAACAACTGTGGGGTGATGATGCACATGAGTTCAAGCCGGAGAGGTTTTCGGAAGGCATTTTGAAGGCAACAAAGAACAAATTCATGTACTTCCCTTTTGGAGGCGGTCCGCGGAATTGTATCGGGCAAAACTTTGCAATGGTGGAAGCAAAATTGGCCTTATCGTTGATTTTACAGCACTTTACATTTGAGCTTTCTGCATCCTATGCTCATGCTCCTTCTTCAAATCTAATTATTCAGCCACAGTTTGGTGCTCATATCATTTTACACAAACTTTGA